In a single window of the Rhineura floridana isolate rRhiFlo1 chromosome 3, rRhiFlo1.hap2, whole genome shotgun sequence genome:
- the LOC133381778 gene encoding zinc finger protein 135-like: MEISFSVCSSLTLYERTHTEEKPHKYMECGKSFSWSSSLTEHQRTHTGEELFKCMECGKSFSHKTNFTAHQRTHTEKPYECMECGKSFKDSVSLTKHQRTHTGGKPYECIECGKCFGLSRSLTLHERIHTGEKPYKCMECGKSFRVSHSLTLHVRTHTGEKPFKCMECGKSFCESSKLIVHHRTHTGEKPCKCMLCGKSFRDRGTLIKHQRTHTREKPYKCMECGKSFCQSGQLTLHQRIHTGEKPCQCMLCGKSFRDSGTLTQHQRTHTGEKPYKCIECGKRFSVSSSLTLHQRTHTGERPYKCTECGKGFTDRGTFTKHQRSHTGEKPYECMECGKCFTVNSDLITHKRRHTGERPYKCMECGKSFYQSSHLILHHRTHTGEKPYKCSECEKSFRSNGHLTQHQRTHTGEKPYKCMECGKEFRYIYQIALHKRMHMGENPYKCMECGQCFIDSQQLIQHERSHMGETT; encoded by the coding sequence ATGGAAATAAGCTTTAGTGTCTGCAGTAGCCTTACCTTatatgaaagaacccacacagaggAGAAACCACATAAATACATGGAGTGTGGGAAAAGTTTCAGTTGGAGCTCCAGTCTTACcgaacatcaaagaactcacacaggggaggaactgtttaaatgtatggagtgtggcaagagcttcagtcaTAAAACAAACTTTACAGCACATCAGAGGACCCACACAGAGAAACCGtatgaatgcatggagtgtggaaaaagcttcaaggATAGTGTATCActaactaaacatcaaagaacccacacaggagggaaaccatatgaatgcatagagtgtggaaagtgctttggGTTGAGCCgtagccttactttacatgaaagaatccacacaggggagaaaccatataaatgtatggagtgtggaaagagctttagggTGAGCCATAGCCTTACTTTACATgtaagaacccatacaggggagaaaccatttaaatgcatggagtgtggaaagagcttctgtgagAGTAGCAAACTTATAGTACATCacagaacccatacaggggagaaaccatgtaAATGCATgctatgtggaaagagcttcagggatAGGGGAACACTTAttaaacatcaaagaacccataccagagagaaaccatataaatgcatggagtgtggaaagagcttctgtcagagtggccaacttactttacatcaaagaatccacacaggggagaaaccttgtCAGTGCATgctatgtggaaagagcttcagggacAGTGGAACACTTACAcagcatcaaagaacccacactggggaaaaaccatataaatgcatagagtgtggaaagagatttAGTGTCAGcagtagccttactttacatcaaagaactcacacaggggagagacCATATAAATGTacggaatgtggaaagggcttcactgATAGAGGAACatttactaaacatcaaagaagccacacaggggaaaaaccatatgaatgcatggaatgtgggaaATGCTTCACTGTAAACTCAGATCTTATTACACACAAAAGGAGACATACAGGGGAgagaccatataaatgcatggagtgtggaaagagcttctatCAGAGTAGCCATCTTATTTTACATCATAgaactcacactggggagaaaccatataagtgcagTGAATGTGAAAAGAGTTTCAGAAGTAACGGACACCTTACccaacatcaaagaacccacacaggggagaaaccatataagtgcatggagtgtggaaaggagTTCAGATACATATACCAGATTGCTTTACATAAAAGAATGCACATGGGGGAGAACCcgtataaatgcatggaatgtggacaGTGCTTTATTGACAGTCAACAGCTTATTCAACATGAAAGAAGCCACATGGGAGAAACCACATGA